The Apium graveolens cultivar Ventura chromosome 11, ASM990537v1, whole genome shotgun sequence genome has a window encoding:
- the LOC141697147 gene encoding uncharacterized protein LOC141697147 isoform X2, whose product MLRLSLQSKHPLTEIIKSVYLHMAGRLKKKPAWNGHSFKSLFSTPPSNVDAVKDEVDSSGRKFVAKETSVNAEKGLVYGSEEEKVQTSKVEVSDSNRESCDVGSKCGNTATLSKRKRDLCTDLHASPGRKTNNEFETCVACSKRQRLSDGKYCKTSYHPSSSDTCTDDVLVGVLQCFQCLNNKMQAGSYPLSADVEAIWNARETEISDAEGLRKKKQYFVKYRGRAHIHNRWILESRLSPEAEKLAEEFNKQREAVKWNEEWVVPQRLLKKRLLLSPDQENGAPPGTSGCQYEWLVKWRGLNYESVTWELDSFLSSVSGASLIKEYENRHKKALDDPSSLDKDRNGSLVKLQKLPAGSPPGLSTSHLETVNKLREFLYKGQSAIVFDDKDRIIKTVLYIGSLSDICQPFLIITTSSLLPLWETEFLRALPSVDVVVYNGSSENRECIRTLEFYDDDGRIMLQVLLSSVEIVVEDFVFLDSIKWKVVIVDECEQPKVSSQFSQIKMLAANVKILLYNGLWKDNVPEYLSLLSMLETCGDSTNTDELKAESIDNLCKLRGRLSLYAACEGKSSSSKFLEFWVPSIISNAQLEQYCDTLLSNSISLCSNSRTDPIGALRDIVFSTRKSCDHPYIVDPSLKHLITKDLPPVNFLDAEIKASGKLQLLEMMLLEIKKRQLRVLILFQSVAGSGRDTLGLGDILDDFLRERFGADAYERVDGGFPSKSRQTALNNFNKGNGRFVFLLENRACLPAIKLVSVDTIIIYDSNWNPAHDVKSLNKISIDSNFKMIKIFRLYSAFTVEEKVLILAKQGLTLESNLESISRATSNTLLMWGASYLLDRLNKFHSTPDKNVSSEQELLSKVVDEISTLLSKNGECDGVDNSCILKIQQRVGIYSSSLKLLGEYQIQLSDEGNPHNFWTNLLNRRIPKWKFLSGRTERHRKKVQYSDEIPKNAECGTLEAVKKRKNGEPKCINPAISKPGLEQNKSGGASGIREDYGLCCSKGPGDTAADLVKPDLLKLCEILNFSDEVKIMAERLLDYVVSEHHVKSGSESISQAFLIALCWGSASLLKQKFDMKKSLFLAGKHLNFSCSEIEAGSVYYSAVRKLKKTFKKNILSDLCDNSISGVKRSIDGKLNENLSQLQTVKPELEEIRDQVHIDVIWQDEREIGAPVHANEISQDDERHEVEAENNFELIHKKCKKRIEKLKQKQEEEIKKMNEDWEVQRADIEGKQKVESIVYMEVFRQPYITDKLKISDNRWRRKLAELEHQKEVSLKELKAKHLDALSNEKSKVVQWLQSASPASFAAKVAGQDELALHLFGIQNGEYSEAIKHVLSNVSENDATLSRHHDDLESVTNINKMLPGRTCATDPSQDLRCNDLDVITENANCEDDQVKNMASENVPVARSQLPNPANWLPIVSENDLTLSKHADDSATYTNIDKMVPGSICVDDPNQAARCNSLNGIITVTENLNCKDGELDSMASKNVPVAKSQLPNGIGSATNGLENALSLSLHHQSENHYPDKTMSSPLGGMILPETPERSLEDLTDQIVEVNPLDKDQEEHLVENHPEILQEMVEDAEERPSQVQHLGSNAELLPPTDVLETPLQKNQPDLLSTSTLDHQPFVVNASLPNSEAVPQIIERTTELPRQSVITTGVDMSVVQGCQDLPLRAEHQVHSQILKLTSFSDPLQNELGRIQKETEQAIKLHEDAKMRLKSEFEELMAQLHRKYEDKCKDLDAVFQLKKYELDQNHSKVFMSEMLADALRSNCAQPSTYNGMQQGVHHGLVQPLNQAPVAVSTASRSSAITVTSSAGQPTGSQHNSDSILQPSSSVHPNITPTTFQPAASLQNTVSLSHGTQVLPVIASSSGSQPAVKQQRTTLLMQPEPGSIVVPDSSSAGQVAASQQNTSLVHPSSRISPFIISSSAVQPAASQHSTPPLQIVQHSAALFSSTPTRPPQINPITPSTGNASVGSENRARAPAPHLQAFRVLLLQPCGGGW is encoded by the exons ATGCTTCGACTTAGCTTACAATCGAAGCATCCTTTAACAGAGATCATAAAATCAGTATATTTGCACATGGCTGGAAGATTAAAGAAAAAGCCAGCGTGGAATGGCCACTCGTTTAAATCATTGTTTAGCACACCACCTTCAAATGTTGATGCAG TTAAAGATGAAGTGGACTCCTCAGGAAGGAAATTTGTTGCTAAAGAGACTTCAGTAAATGCCGAAAAGGGTCTTGTATATGGTTCTGAAGAAGAGAAGGTGCAAACTTCTAAAGTGGAAGTTTCTGATTCCAATAGAGAATCCTGTGACGTtggtagtaaatgtggtaatacCGCTACATTgtcaaaaagaaaaagggatttgTGCACGGATCTTCATGCATCTCCTGGGCGCAAAACTAATAATGAATTTGAAACATGTGTTGCGTGCTCGAAAAGGCAAAG GTTAAGTGATGGTAAATATTGTAAGACAAGCTACCATCCATCTTCTTCAGATACTTGCACGGATGATGTCCTAGTCGGAGTTTTGCAGTGCTTTCAATGTTTGAACAATAAGATGCAGGCTGGTTCCTATCCATTGTCTGCAGATGTGGAGGCAATATGGAATGCTAGAGAAACTGAGATCTCAGATGCTGAAG GATTACGAAAGAAAAAACAATATTTTGTCAAGTACAGAGGTCGTGCTCACATTCACAACCGGTGGATTCTGGAAAGTCGGTTGTCTCCTGAAGCTGAAAAACTTGCTGAAGAATTTAACAAACAAAGAGAG GCTGTGAAGTGGAATGAAGAGTGGGTTGTACCTCAGAGACTACTGAAGAAAAGATTGTTACTGTCCCCTGACCAGGAGAATGGTGCTCCTCCTGGCACTTCAGGCTGTCAGTATGAGTGGCTTGTGAAGTGGCGTGGGCTTAATTATGAAAGTGTTACATGGGAGTTGGACAGTTTTCTGAGCTCTGTTTCTGGTGCTAGTCTTATAAAGGAGTACGAGAATCGTCACAAGAAGGCATTGGATGATCCATCTTCTCTTGATAAG GATAGGAATGGGTCCTTAGTCAAACTTCAGAAACTTCCAGCTGGGAGTCCACCTGGATTGAGTACCAGTCACCTTGAGACTGTAAACAAGCTGCGGGAGTTTTTGTATAAAGGACAGAGTGCAATTGTATTTGATGATAAG GACAGAATAATAAAGACAGTCTTATATATTGGATCCTTATCCGATATTTGTCAGCCCTTCCTTATTATAACAACTTCCAGTTTGCTTCCTCTGTGGGAAACTGAGTTCTTGCGAGCACTGCCATCTGTAGATGTTGTAGTATATAATGGGAGTAGTGAGAACAGAGAATGTATCAGGACCCTGGAGTTCTATGACGATGATGGTAGGATTATGCTTCAAGTGCTTTTATCCTCGGTGGAAATCGTGGTTGAG GATTTTGTATTCTTGGACTCCATTAAATGGAAAGTAGTAATAGTTGATGAGTGTGAACAACCTAAAGTCTCATCTCAATTCTCACAAATTAAGATGTTAGCCGCTAATGTAAAGATTCTACTTTATAATGGTCTATGGAAG GATAATGTACCTGAATACTTAAGTCTGCTTTCAATGCTTGAAACTTGCGGTGATTCTACAAATACTGACGAACTTAAAGCCGAGTCAATCGACAATCTTTGTAAACTGAGAGGGAGATTGTCACTATATGCTGCGTGTGAGGGCAAATCAAGCTCTTCCAAGTTTTTAGAGTTTTGGGTTCCTTCTATAATATCCAATGCGCAGCTTGAGCAGTACTGTGATACTCTTTTATCTAATTCTATATCACTATGCTCGAATTCGAGGACTGATCCTATAGGGGCTCTCCGGGATATTGTCTTCTCAACTAGAAAG AGCTGTGACCATCCTTACATTGTCGATCCTTCTCTCAAACACCTAATAACTAAAGATCTTCCTCCCGTAAATTTTTTGGATGCGGAGATTAAAGCCAGTGGAAAATTACAACTCCTGGAGATGATGCTTCTAGAAATTAAAAAACGACAACTGAGAGTTCTAATTCTGTTTCAG TCAGTAGCTGGATCTGGAAGAGACACACTGGGACTAGGAGATATATTGGATGATTTCTTAAGGGAGAGATTTGGTGCAGATGCCTATGAACGTGTTGATGGAGGGTTCCCATCTAAATCGAGGCAAACAGCATTGAACAATTTCAACAAGGGGAATGGAAGATTTGTGTTCTTGTTAGAAAATCGTGCTTGTCTCCCAGCTATTAAACTTGTGTCAGTGGACACAATAATTATATATGACAGTAATTGGAATCCAGCACATGATGTAAAATCTCTAAACAAAATATCAATTGATTCAAATTTCAAGATGATAAAGATATTTCGTCTATATTCAGCTTTTACTGTTGAAGAAAAAGTTTTGATTCTTGCTAAGCAGGGACTAACCCTTGAAAGCAACTTAGAGAGCATAAGTCGTGCTACTAGTAACACATTACTAATGTGGGGTGCATCCTATTTACTCGATAGGCTGAATAAATTTCACAGTACACCTGATAAGAATGTTTCATCTGAGCAAGAACTTTTGAGCAAAGTAGTGGATGAAATCTCGACGTTACTTTCTAAAAATGGTGAATGTGATGGTGTTGACAACTCTTGCATTCTTAAAATTCAGCAGAGAGTTGGAATCTATAGTTCGAGTCTGAAGTTGCTGGGTGAATATCAAATACAGTTGTCTGATGAAGGAAATCCACATAATTTTTGGACAAATTTGCTGAATAGAAGGATTCCAAAGTGGAAATTTTTATCTGGGAGAACTGAGAGGCACCGCAAAAAAGTCCAATATTCTGATGAGATACCAAAGAATGCAGAATGTGGAACTTTGGAAGCGGTAAAGAAGCGTAAGAATGGAGAGCCCAAGTGTATTAATCCTGCCATTTCGAAACCCGGGCTTGAACAAAACAAGAGTGGAG GGGCTTCCGGTATTCGAGAGGATTATGGTTTGTGCTGTTCAAAAGGACCAGGGGATACTGCAGCCGATCTTGTGAAGCCAGATTTATTGAAGCTTTGTGAAATTTTAAATTTTTCT GATGAAGTCAAGATCATGGCAGAACGCTTACTCGATTATGTTGTCTCTGAACATCATGTCAAAAGTGGCTCAGAGAGTATATCGCAGGCATTCCTTATAGCTCTG TGCTGGGGTTCAGCTTCACTTTTGAAACAGAAATTCGACATGAAAAAATCTCTTTTCCTTGCGGGAAAACATTTAAATTTCAGTTGTAGTGAAATAGAGGCAGGCTCTGTTTATTATTCTGCTGTGCGGAAATTAAAGAAAACATTCAAGAAGAATATATTATCAGATTTATGTGATAATAGCATATCAGGAGTTAAAAGGTCTATAGATGGAAAGCTGAATGAGAATCTGTCTCAATTGCAAACTGTGAAACCAGAGCTCGAAGAAATTAGAGATCAGGTACATATAGATGTGATATGGCAAGATGAAAGAGAAATAGGAGCTCCGGTACATGCCAATGAGATATCACAAGATGATGAAAGACATGAGGTAGAGGCTGAGAACAATTTTGAACTGATCCATAAGAAATGTAAGAAGCGGATAGAAAAGCTGAAACAGAAACAAGAAGAGGAAATCAAAAAAATGAATGAAGATTGGGAGGTCCAGAGAGCAGACATTGAAGGTAAGCAGAAAGTGGAGTCTATTGTTTATATGGAGGTGTTTAGGCAACCTTATATAACGGATAAGTTGAAGATATCAGATAATAGATGGAGAAGGAAGTTGGCAGAACTTGAACATCAGAAGGAGGTAAGTCTGAAAGAATTAAAAGCAAAGCATTTGGATGCATTATCCAATGAGAAAAGCAAGGTTGTGCAGTGGTTACAATCAGCTTCCCCAGCTTCCTTTGCTGCTAAAGTTGCTGGTCAGGATGAGCTGGCTTTGCATCTATTTGGAATTCAGAACGGGGAGTACTCGGAGGCTATCAAACATGTGTTATCAAATGTTTCGGAAAATGATGCAACTCTGTCTAGACATCATGATGATCTTGAAAGTGTAACAAATATAAATAAGATGCTCCCAGGTCGTACTTGTGCCACTGATCCGAGTCAGGATCTAAGATGTAATGACCTTGATGTTATAACAGAAAATGCGAATTGTGAGGATGATCAGGTGAAGAACATGGCATCAGAAAATGTGCCTGTTGCTAGAAGTCAGCTGCCTAATCCGGCCAATTGGCTTCCAATTGTTTCTGAGAATGATTTAACTCTTTCTAAACATGCTGATGATTCAGCAACATACACAAATATAGACAAGATGGTCCCAGGGAGTATTTGTGTTGATGATCCAAATCAGGCTGCTAGATGTAACAGCCTTAATGGTATCATTACCGTAACCGAAAATCTGAACTGTAAGGATGGTGAGTTGGACAGTATGGCATCAAAAAATGTCCCTGTAGCCAAAAGTCAGCTGCCCAATGGAATAGGCAGTGCCACCAATGGTCTTGAAAATGCTCTCAGTCTTAGTCTACATCATCAATCTGAAAATCATTATCCTGATAAAACTATGTCAAGCCCGTTAGGTGGAATGATTCTGCCAGAAACACCAGAAAGAAGTTTAGAGGATTTGACAGATCAAATTGTGGAAGTGAATCCTCTTGATAAAGATCAGGAAGAGCACCTCGTTGAGAATCATCCTGAGATTCTGCAAGAAATGGTCGAGGACGCAGAAGAGCGTCCAAGTCAAGTTCAACATCTTGGGTCAAATGCGGAACTGCTCCCCCCTACTGATGTGCTGGAAACTCCTCTTCAGAAAAATCAGCCTGATTTGCTGTCCACTAGTACACTTGATCATCAGCCGTTCGTTGTAAATGCATCTCTCCCGAACTCTGAGGCTGTGCCACAAATCATTGAGAGAACAACTGAGCTTCCTAGACAATCTGTTATTACTACTGGAGTTGATATGTCTGTTGTTCAAGGATGTCAAGACCTTCCATTGCGTGCTGAGCACCAGGTCCATTCACAAATCCTGAAGCTGACTTCATTTAGCGACCCCCTCCAGAATGAACTAGGAAGGATTCAAAAGGAAACTGAACAAGCTATTAAGCTTCATGAAGATGCG AAGATGAGACTAAAATCCGAGTTTGAAGAACTTATGGCTCAACTTCATAGGAAATATGAAGATAAGTGTAAGGATCTTGATGCTGTTTTCCAACTAAAGAAGTACGAACTTGATCAAAATCATAGCAAAGTTTTCATGAGTGAAATGCTAGCTGATGCTTTAAGGTCTAATTGTGCGCAACCTTCTACGTACAATGGAATGCAACAAG GCGTGCATCACGGTCTTGTGCAGCCCCTAAATCAAGCACCTGTGGCCGTGAGCACTGCATCTAGGTCATCCGCAATCACTGTTACATCTTCAGCTGGCCAACCTACAGGCAGTCAGCATAATTCAGATTCTATTTTGCAACCTTCATCAAGTGTTCATCCAAATATTACACCTACTACTTTCCAACCAGCAGCCAGTCTGCAGAATACAGTATCATTGTCACATGGGACACAGGTTTTACCTGTCATTGCTTCATCTTCAGGTAGCCAACCTGCAGTGAAGCAGCAGCGTACAACTCTGCTGATGCAGCCTGAGCCTGGTAGTATCGTCGTCCCGGATTCATCTTCAGCTGGCCAAGTGGCAGCCAGCCAACAAAATACGTCACTGGTGCATCCATCATCGAGAATTTCCCCTTTCATCATTTCATCTTCAGCTGTTCAACCAGCAGCCAGCCAGCATAGTACTCCACCTCTACAAATTGTTCAACATTCGGCAGCTCTTTTCTCAAGCACTCCAACCAGACCCCCTCAGATCAATCCTATTACCCCTTCAACGGGAAACGCGAGTGTTGGAAGTGAGAATCGTGCGCGTGCCCCTGCACCACATTTACAGGCTTTCAG GGTTTTGTTACTTCAACCTTGTGGTGGCGGGTGGTGA